The genomic region cctgaaataattaattatacagcaTAGCTCCAAGTAAGCATGATAAAAATTCAGTATCATAACATTTCCCACTTAAACAACATCGAAAGTGAAGCGTAAATatttcagggtgcgaattaacgggggggggaTGGGGgattcccccctgttggaaagttatccccctctcataaattcatattaacatccctgccagggttaacttctatccccctcacaaaatataattgttataataggagtatactttataaagtacagtacaaagtaagcaaataaaataatactgatgtacagtattatcatcaccggcaagctgacaacaatcgataacttaggaattacacatcttatcttaagcctgctcgtggatataattattattataatcaagatgcaagacaagcaactcagcgAGACCAGGCGTTGGGCCATATCGAAtgaggatgataatgataataataatactaataataataataataataataataataataataataataagtgtggtattctctatctaggattctatccccccctcatcagaaatcttaattcgcatcctGCCAATGCTGTTAAGTAAGAAGGACTTGGGTCTTCGGGTCCTTGGATTCATAGATAGTACTCATCTAAGGATGGGATGAGCCAGGGTGGGTCACttttcagcatcggattcacaatACTACCCGgatcacctgtcggacttggacttGTCGCATATAAGGCGCACAATGGGTCAGCTTAAGTGCAAGGATCGGCCACGGGTCCGGCCTTGGGAAACCAAGTCAAACCTCTGCGAGAAGCAGGGTTCTTTTACGTCTCGTAAAACGCGAATCTTCTGGCTTTACTTTTCTCTCGGCGGGAGCCACGCTCAGGATTTTAACTTCCTCTAAAAATCCATCACCCTCGGCCGGTTTTGAACCTGCGAACGTCGGATCCAATGCCTAGTATGGTAACCACTAAACCACCGTAAATCTGggactgtattaaaaataaatttcttaattTGGAACGCATACTCTTCACTGTGACTTGTGTTGTGTTTGTTCTGTGAAGCCGCTGTCTTCGTACCAAGATGAATTTACCACCAGATGTCCGTTACTTGTAGACCTACAAAAATCTTACGTGGGTGGAAGGAAACATTTAAAGGACTTACAGTGAATTTTAACCTAACTGAAGTACTGTGATTGCTATTGTACATAGAGtctagaagaataggaagaagaagagaataatgttttattttcgctggtagagttaaggtcataaggccttcgcttccattcaaccagccttaatcaatataatagtgacacacatatttaaattatgaatatttacaatacactaaagattctccacCAGTATTCTTCAGCTACGTTTTAACTAGTGCAGGTTTATTTAATTTGCGATAAAGcctatacgaaaaagtaataacttaatttataaggtaatgtaatacaattcaatctatatgcaatatgtaaagaattataattaagttgagataactAATTTcttaaatgatgagaattaatttaatagtacgagtagtttactagaactacattatagggagcaaaatataaatctaaaatatattgatagaatgagaataatattaatgtaatgagattttgccattagaagttttgtattctatttagagaaattaatggtgataataagagtggacagatgttagtttcattataagtaacaaatattaatcagtaattaactcttaaattcaagaagtatcctatagaatacaacaGATTAACATTATGCTAAAATTTTAATAGAGCAATAgaaaaaattgataggaaaattaaataaccaaaattgcacaatactataatattgtacaacatataaaatataggcattgggatagttgttttctttacagtccgacacggtttaataaactagtgtgagaattgAAGTttcgccaatttaagggttaacttaaTCTgataagtaagaatttatgtaattttgacctaaatgaaattattgtccaaaaccccttacatcactcggaagcgagttatAATTTCTAGCATCTGAAACTAGAGAAAATAATTGGTCATTTAGATCCCAGCGTGTACAGGAGAACAAACTTTGGGATAACGTACAGAAATTAATAGATGTGAATCGCACACGTACGAGTATAATGCAAGGCAACTGGTGCTCCACTTGGAAGACTGGTACACCCCCGGTCACAGCAGAGCAGTATCTCTGGTATATACTGTTAGAAATATGCTAATTAACCTGAAGAGTGACGTCACCAAGTCACGAACCTACTTAAATGCCGGACCGTATCGATTGCACGCAGGACTGTGCCTCAAGGACTTGTGTTCGCATCCAGGTAAGAAGAAAGCAGGGCTGCACAATTTCATGTGTACCGTCTGTGTTTTGAATGATTTCGTTGACTTGCAGATGACATGTTGCAGTATGTTGTTCTTATGTCTACTGATAACGGCGGCTGTCAATAGTTACCCCACTCCACCCTGCGTGCCACAAGACGGTGCCTGTGCTGTAGATGTACCATGTGCCATCAAGGAGCCCGAAGACTGTACCACCGGGCTGTTCAGACCTAATGTAGACACCTGTGGCTGTTGCCCGGCCTGCGTGCAGCAATTGGGTGAGCTGGAAAATGCGTTCAGTTCCCTAGGCATAGACTTATGAGAAATATTAGCAAGTGTGGTAATCATTACGAGTTACAACAATTGACTTACGTATTCATCATTTTGTCCACCCCATATCTGGCCGTGAAACAAGTGGGCCCAAgctcaaatcctggttgcgaaaagttacctggtttggttttttccaaggtttttcctcagccaattgaaacagaataaattgctggataactttcggcgtaggacatcggactcatttcgccattattactACACTTCCAGTctttcatcaacatcatcatcatcatcatcatcatcatctccatttcCTTATTTTGGGCTTGCGATCAATGTACAGTCGGCTGCGGGACGCCACTGAACTTGAACCACATGCAGTGGCGTAGGCGGGGAGGCCACCAGTTGAAATACTCCACCATTGGCGTTGCGAGTGCGACACTGAAATAaacatatcacagtctactatatacagtcacgaagcttgagttttgagggtgctagaaacaatagactgtgacggtactattttgcattgcctgtaatgaggcgatattagcgatcctagtggtgagcaactatctaatgtttgcatatttactacgtattgagcttcgcgactgtatatactagactgtgataatattttgCTGTTTCTACCAACAATGACCAATATTTTTAGAATAACAAATTCTTTATATTTCTGCTGCCAAGTTGTTTTATATTGACcatgattttcaaagaaattatgacGCTACCATTCTCAACACAATAACTAGATTTATTTAGGGTCGGCGTGTATTCATTCACTCTGCAACGACGGAGAATGGAATTTGCTTTCATAACAACTTTTGAGGAatctaaattgattttaaatggcATAGCAgtaagcaataataattattactgtctTTTAAACATgttgaaagttacaagcaaaattgCCAAGTGATGTTCTCAAAACTTGTTCCTTCCCATTTTAAATTCCTGGCTACGCCATTGATTCCGTGGTAAGTGGTTATTAGTTACtggttgtagtaggcctactactcgtATGAACCGCGGGCTCTCCTCTGGCCTCATGGTATACCTCGTGGTACCGGGCCTGAGGCACCGCGGTGATGCCTAAGCGGAGAAGTAAATGTACTCGTATTTTGCAGGCTGGAGGGAAGTTCGGGGGGCGACCCGTAGGGGAATCTATAGTGCTAAGGGTCTTAGGGCATGTAAATAATTCCATCCCCGGTAGCTCAATGGACCCATCCAAGGGGGTACGTATGAGGGCAGTTTCAGCCCGTACTCCTTTCATAAGGGGGAATATAGTATTacatcttcatcttacgatgtttggtgacgtatatacgtccgttgatgtgacatattaatgaatttaaatacaattatagtcacaatcatgccatggtatgaaagaaaaatttcacaacctcgagcgggagacgaactcgatagctcagtggtagagcgcgtacaggaagtcgcaggttcgattcccgctcgaggttgtgaaatttttctttcataccatggcatgattgtgactataatagtatttaaattcagtattACATCTATTTAATATGAAGTTAAATAGTAACAGAACGTAACGCTCCTCCGGTAACCAAGTGTTAGAGAGCGTGCTGTCATTACGCGAAAGATCCTTGTCGTTGCTGGGCTTGTGGTGTacaagattcattcattcattcattcattcattcattcattcattcattcattcattcattcattcattcattcagtcactccACGTTGGAGCATAGGGCCGCTGTGAAAATTCGCCATCACTCCAGGTCTTATCCTGCTATCAATTTCGTCATAAACAGTATCCTCCATGAAGATTTAAGTCGTTCTCTTCTACGGGATCCCTGAGGATTCCAATCCAAAGCTTGTTTTTCTATCGCAGAATAAGATTTTCTTAATATGTAGCCTATCCATTTCCATTTGGTGGGCAAGTTGTACATATGGCTGGCCATCTTCAACTGGTAAACTCGTTTACCACACTATGTCATGTTATTTTATGCACTGAAATTACATGAGATTAGAAGAAATGTAAGGTGAAATGGGAAATGTTCATGAAGTGAGATACAGTAAGTATAATTAAAAAAGACAGGATCATCTCAGAAAAAATAACAGGTAATCTCAAGGTGAATTCTCGGTCTCTCGTCAAAATAGTATCTCGCTGTTACCAAATACATTGACGCTAGATAAGTTCATGTCTTGATGTAGCTTTGCTAAATGGACgattaaaaagaataaaatcgATAATGTTCACAAGTTGCTAAAATATGtcatagtaataaattaattcttgttcttttgtttttctcTCCCTTtcgtctttttctcttcctcaccaTAGTCATAATTTTAGGGCTTTTCCTGATTCTAAGTTATTGTACTAATCTCCGAGATATCCTTTGATTATTTACACTACGGGAGCTATTCATTTATTCAGGAATTCCATTGTATTAGATCCCTTGAATTATATAACGGTTAGAGTTACTGCTATAGTCTAAGAAATAAAGATCCGGAACATTTTATATACGCTTGCAATTCATGTAAACCAAATCGGGACATTTCGATAGACTGAAGAAGGACATTTATGACAAATGATAATCACAtgcttttacatattttttccaaattattcgacaaattttgttcatattcggcATCTATGTGTCACTTTATCCGAGAATGGtgcaaatgaaatgtaataattttctataaaaaattgatacgtatttatttcaaatataaacaCACAATGGTCATGTGAAAGACCACACCCTTGCCTTATTGCTCTATAAATCTTCCGCCATTGTGAGATTTCTGAAGTAGGTTACAGTCACAGTCCATTTCACTTACTTTTCTCACCCTTATCCTTGCACACGACTCATACAAGGTTCTGTTTGTCCTGTTACTCGTACTACCTCAATTTGCCTACAATTAATTCACACGAGCTATCTGGCGAGGATCGCGAGCTCTTTGCCACGGTTGCCGagcattttctcttttctttaattCAACTGCAGTGGTTTAGGAAGAGGATTCACCTTGTGAAGAACAActttcgtcatttcagtttgttgCATTTCCTACATTTCATTCctgacattttaaagaaagatcaacagagaaaataaatacagtatattcatgTGCTGTTTAAATGAAGTTACTCTCCATTggaaccagtggcggttcctcgggggagggaagggaggaacgtcctcctcacatttttcttcttttgaaagtaaataccaaataaaatatgtgccttgaaattcaaggaatattcgataatttttaagttcacagctataagagtTTTAAatgatgcgcgctcatgtgctgctagaaaactgtgagaaagatgcgagattattagtgtggaggaaagtcaatctattcctcctttactgcagtaagcacacatagacaacagcgacTAGcgaccagagaaagaagcagagttttaaagcgagtaaatgaacggagagggaggagatccttcTCTGAATCAGCGcgtgggcgggaaatagaaacagactagtcgtgcagcaagctcgctaccgctgccatctaacgatcttgcattcaaccagactaacaCATCTTGGatgaggcacaataaaaacagttttaacgcaacgctatgaaagacaccatataaacttttttttaattataaataaaaaatattattcattgcactttatataagctgctattcatgatttgaaactttcaaggatatttgaaagtttgggtttatataaaacaaagaggaagtagttctacgttagtatcgcagatctttttggcccctgaaattcacttccattcattgtgtactagacagggcaacagcaaagttgtcagttttgtaaaaatatatttgaaattgaaagtagtactccaaagtacaaattatttttaacataaaaaattaattagccaccggcaactttgaacaataatggtagtatgacttagaagaactgatattcttcaaaagcatatgatactgaacttttaaaatgtacatgtggcaacacagaccacgtgggtgggtgcagtgttctcgctttcctcagattactTCCCActcccatttccgcggttccgattacgtgttagtaattaaaattatagtctcttccaacacgtgtgatgctgtagtgtgctcgaaaaatgttgcgaggtgaatttccttgtaattgttaatttgtgcaattatttaacaatgaatggaagtgaaaacattatatattttgaaaaatttaggaaactcagtttacaagaacagattattgctatatagaaggtaagaccaaccccaacactacctggtcttacatgtatgcatgtaggctaatttgtagcatgttccattcaagaaggtgtcatttcatcctgttaccttctttcctcctcttaagaaatacgcaggagccgccactgattggaACACGAGTGACTTAAATTTAATGAAGAGTGAAGTTCATCCTTGTAGTTTTTTTATGTAGCCTATTCCTATATGCATTCTTAGGACATTAAACATTTgcgttaattttaatttgtttgaaaatgaacatcattgtttcattgtgtgGATTAATATCTCTAAGATGTTATTTAGAGGTAAGTAGGATCCGATTGGTATGGCGTACTCATCTTTACGTTTCAAGATATGGTACACATCTTtcattatatctctgcctcttGCTGCGTCACAGTTCGCGGCGAAGGGAGAAAGATATATCAAAAGGTTGTGATGCTTTAATGCTCTGAAGCCCACGACCGAAAAaaacacttgaaatttaacggccactCACTCGCAGATATAAAGCAACGACAGTAAGCTAAATCTAGATATAGGAAAAGTATGCACATTACCTTATCTGCATGCAATACAAGGACTGAAAGGATATGTCTTTCGACTCAACGAATTCCGAAAGATAATTCAGGGAAAGGCCCCAAAATTTTTCGCATATACCGAGAGTGTAAAAAGTTACACCCGATTTTGAATAcaagaagtattatttatttatttgttccaacACCATGGTTACCTGAAACAAACGATAACCATAACAGTAATAATACTCACACTCAACAGcttcacaaattaaaaataataacactgTAATACTAGTCCTTGACTCTTTGAACACGGATATGCTTGCAAGAATAGAAATCAGTCGTAACTTTGTACGCACCCGGTATCACGATTGGAGGGAGATGTGTTTGAATTCACCTACATGATTAGGGATATATGTAaatacatcattttatatttgcGACTGAAAATTGACAACTACcagtatataattattattaaaacgatGTTATATCTGCAGGTCAGGGAGAGCCATGCAAACAGGTTGTGATACCCGCGACGTATGAATGCAGAGACGATCTAGTGTGCAGTGACAGAACTGGAACTTGTGTTCCGCCATCCGGTGAGCAAAAGATGGATTGCTTGTGAAATGAGACATATTTACATAAAGTTAATAATGATATCGAAATAGTTAAacagaattattacaataatatgaagAAAGATAAACAAAATGTAACAGAAGTTAGTTTGGCACTTATAAGTGTAAATTTCGAGCGTAAACTTACGTTGGCCTGTTGGTCTAGGGGTATGATTCTCGCTTCGGGtgcgagaggtcccgggttcaattcccggacaggcccatatttttttttctcattctgcgTTGGATTATTGGTTGCATGCTAATAAAAATTAGATTTCTTCCTTTACTATTGATTCTTCTGAGCTGTAATGTTACTTTCCATTTTATTCACTTTTCACATTTAAAAACTTAAGTCATCCTTTGTAACAAATAACGCAGAGAGCATCGCCGaaatagctcagttgggagagcgttagaCTGAAGATCtaaaggtccctggttcgatcccgggtttcggcagtttttttctttttttttttttttgttccagcCGAGTCGCCGCTAGTGGAAGAAGCGTTATTCTTCACAGCACATCTTGGAACAGAACGCGAAATGTCATAAACGAACATCCCGCTGGAACAAGTCATGAAGTGCAGTGTCAGCAACTCAAGTAGAACCTGttgtatgtgtttaattcttaTAGTACTGTACATTACTAATAATGAATAACTCAATTATTGTCTTGTATATTATTTAACCAACCACTATAACAACTCAATACAAGgccaaagaaaatactgataaaaGGTATACCTAGATGGCAGGGTACTCAAAAAATATGTTCCAAAGCTCTTTTGTTACAAATCTTAGAGATCCTGTCGCtgaaagaatggaaaaatgcGCCTCGCAGTTTTTTTGTTATCTTCAAAGTGAAAAATACTGCCCAGATTGTCAATGCGTCTGTCTATTGAAAgcatgaatttaaaattaaattcgtttcagaaaatgtattattattcattgattaaagttctcgttaacactttgttaaaaacataaaatttactctgtcacacgttaaaagtgttaaaattgttaaaaaggtatttaccttcgacagacggcccgtttcgacgttatTTGTctctgaagacgacgacaaataacgtcgaaacgggccgtctgtcgaaggtaaatacctttttaacaattttaacacttttgacgtgtgacagagtaaattttatgtattattattattattattattattattattattattattatgttaaagttAATATCATCACATTTTCTTTGATAGCAATTGCATTCAGAAGAAAAACTTGAGTTTTCAAATGTGTGCTGAGACTTAACATCCTCAACGTTTCGAATCTGATTATGGAACCTTACAGTTTTTAGTAGATATCAGTTTCAGTCACCTATAAAATATTTATCGAAATTGCATCTTAGCACAGTCATCTACACACAATAATGAATTCTGGGATTAACGTCTATAGTTTGCTAGAGAATATCTGCCAGGGGTGTAGTCGCAAATAAAATACATAGTATCAGAACACTTCGCGAAAAGTTTAtcattatgaatataataataataatagtaataataataataataataaaaataaaatattgaactgCAGTAAATTTAAACATAACTCATGATTCATATCTTACACCTTTTGACGCGGAAAATGGTCCCTCTCCTGTAGCGTGTATTTGTCTAGTGTCGTTCGGATTAACGcgcaattcacacggggatattACACATCGAGGTTCGAGGATGAAGTTAAGTCGTAATAGCGACGTATgtgtatgtcacgaaacgacgTATTCCCTACGAAGTCTTTATGGCTTAGAGATAGAGCCactagagctctttcttctcgttccaAAGAGCGGGCTgcgaatctctctatgtaaaacgcacgcgTGTAAACAGGGCGTACACTATGATTGCCGAGCTATTCCGAATTGGACTTATTCTTTGAACaacgaccaatttccgtgtcaaagggtgtacctattaaaaatgttagttcggGATTATATCCATAGTTCTGTTTTCCCATGACTTCTTCACGCTCCCGGATTGAGAACCGCTGGTAAGTAAACGTGGCAACAGACTAAACATAGCGCTTCTGTTCTTGCTTAGTGCATGATGTCACACTTTCACGCCCACTAACTGATAACGAGAGGCGTGACAGAGAGGAAGGTCATTTTACACTTTAAGATTACTCTAAAATACTCTAACATACATTGGAatacagtcccgcgccgtggcgtcgtagtctaaggcatcctgcctaggactcgtgttacggaatgcgcgctggttcgagtcctcatgagggaagaaattttttcattaaattttagccagtgtatgggaccggtgaccacccagcatcgtgatgcacttggcgaGCTACAATAAGTAGCGAAAAtacggtttcgcaaaccagctataaaggctggaaaaatcatcatgctaaccacacgatacctccagtgtggttggatgatcgtccatctctgcttcgacatgtgcacgtgaggccagcagtcggctgatcgatcttggcccttcatgggctgtagcgccaaggatttactttacttacttaggAATATAAGAACACTATATTACAGTATCTAGAGTAAACCATACTTTACAGGGGCAGAGCCTTACCCTTCAAGAGTATCAAGACATAggacttaggctggtattcatagtcggtgACTTATTTGTTTAATAAGTATGACTTTGTTAAGTTATACTTATTGGAAAATCTTAACTTATATGATTACCGTATTCATAGTCGGCTAATAAGTCGTACTTTGTTAAGTTTCATTCAATAAGTCTAACTTATGTGTATACAAATAAGTCGAACTTATTGGTATGAGAAATTGCAAGGTCATTGTCACGACAATGTAAATCAGACAGTCGATTTTCTTTTGTCTCTAAATTTGTATGCATAGCTTCTGTAggatactgtgacagcgacgtgagattcgaactcacgaccagcgtcccgcaagagagcagatcgcgcggagcacggaggaatggcgcgcggcggagaggggaaagggccaacgcggcgagagagtggagcgagagtgcgcgtgcaactgctgcgtacgcagtgaatggggaacggaccttcccgactcttcgagaagtccgtcgaagtggagatatccagataattctctacacacctgtagaaatttctcgcaactatgattttgctataaaagaagaagcgccagcgaactcggagAGTTTTCAgtgattcagtcagtgagaaagccagagcaaggaagccagtcttgtgcaccgcagttcgactcgagtgtgcgtccgcaactgcgtcagcagccgaaggcctgagttcgagtgcagtggaccgcagttggagggacctgagttcgagtgcagtggaccgcagttggagggacccgagttcgagtacagtgaactgtctctgaaggtctgtggttcgagatactgtgaactcgagtgactgagatagaagaactgtgaactgagaactggtagttctgatttgtaaatagtgctttgtaaatattagttaagattaacagttcattgttgtgcgtaatagtccaagtaaattgtcattgtcgtcggtggagtgctataacgaatattgtgttgagtgaaaatccaattgttgacgagagcgtttaaggcgaattgtagaaaggaattattgttggacgaataaattacattgttgttactaataaaattcacaatacaataaaatgactGATGTAATgtacagaaagaagaaaagaaaatttttcagTTATGTATAAAAAGATGATTGTATTGAAGGAgattattctaaaatattcaaaGATTGTGGAGAATAAGAAGACCGACGCAGTTTTTTGAAGACAAAAGATTGCAGAAGAATTCAATTCGTCGATACATATTGTGGAACATGTAAGTAACCCTAATACAATATGTTCTTTGAAAAgtgtatattataacataaagaaagaaattatgaagttcGTTTACGCGAAAttggaaattttattgtaattgattACAGAAAACTGGAAAACAACTACGTATAGGCTATTATGGACGAACATCAAATACCACCAACGGAATGTTTTGACCAAAGAACGTCAAACAGTGATGGCTACACGAGGTGGTCTTAAACTAAAAATGGGAAGGACATTGATCCAATTGTAGCACAAATAACCCTGTACATAATGGTCCAAGTTCCAGGAGCGGTTGATTCCGATAT from Periplaneta americana isolate PAMFEO1 chromosome 15, P.americana_PAMFEO1_priV1, whole genome shotgun sequence harbors:
- the LOC138715031 gene encoding uncharacterized protein, with the translated sequence MLFLCLLITAAVNSYPTPPCVPQDGACAVDVPCAIKEPEDCTTGLFRPNVDTCGCCPACVQQLGQGEPCKQVVIPATYECRDDLVCSDRTGTCVPPSAESPLVEEALFFTAHLGTEREMS